The proteins below are encoded in one region of candidate division TA06 bacterium:
- the infB gene encoding translation initiation factor IF-2, with protein MAEDKKPAAKKTTAKPAPAKATEHKPTAAKTTAIAKASAVRPEPKPEAAKPMAAKTAAPKAPAKPVAKSAAAKKSAPEPTPRHGARQVHPSSSVQAPARVLKVFEAAKDLKMSGDALLGILKELNFNVKTRMSVITDDMIASAKLRLEQGKQDVKKEQEQQKKIQEKKEASVKAEADAQVYVPPTPVIVSRVDYPKEFSEPYPEAPKGIKPGVARPGGPMRPGTSRPALRPGTPYTGTPRPGGPFTGAPRLGTVRPTAPHAAGSRPPMTDEDSEQRRRRRRRRKKKEKRPVLDQAVVAATVKQTMAAIQRGKARRSYKSKDKEETQGQETQEQVVRLPEYSSISDLSHAMGVKPSEVVAKALGLGIMATINQRLDLDTLATIADDFGYVVEEMEEFTPETPQAQENTAPMKLAPRPPVVTVMGHVDHGKTSLLDRIRKSSVAEVEFGGITQHIGAYEVKAGKGSITFLDTPGHAAFTAMRARGAQVTDIVILVVAASEGVMPQTQEAIDHAQAAKVPVIVAINKMDLPNADPMRIKQELSKQNLAPEDWGGKTIYVEVSAKTGANIDKLLEMVLLQAEMMDLKADPDYQPRGVVIESRLDKGKGLLATVLVQQGTLQKGQPFVAGNFNGKIRAMYGERGNLVAKAGPSSAAVIQGFNGAPMVGDIFQVMDDESSAKELALKRQQLKREQEFRPGKKVTLDGLYDQMLAGEIKELKLIVKGDAGGSVEAIADSVFKMSTDQLKIAVIHKGVGAITESDVLLAEASGAIIIGFHVRPEERARELAEREGVDIRIYNIIYDALEDIKKAQTGMLAPVFKESVQGRVEVRETYKISGVGTIAGCFVLSGSIARNNKVRLLRDNVEVFNGKLASLKRFKDDVREVQNGFECGLGLDGFNDIKKDDIVESYIIEEVERKEEKA; from the coding sequence ATGGCTGAAGACAAAAAACCTGCCGCAAAAAAGACCACTGCCAAGCCCGCCCCCGCCAAAGCAACGGAGCACAAGCCTACTGCGGCCAAAACTACTGCCATCGCCAAGGCTTCGGCAGTCAGGCCGGAGCCCAAACCCGAAGCAGCCAAGCCGATGGCCGCCAAAACCGCTGCCCCCAAGGCCCCGGCCAAGCCGGTCGCCAAATCTGCCGCCGCCAAAAAAAGCGCGCCCGAGCCCACACCTCGACACGGAGCTCGACAGGTTCATCCCAGCAGCTCGGTGCAGGCACCGGCCAGGGTGCTCAAGGTATTTGAGGCCGCCAAGGACCTGAAGATGTCGGGAGACGCCCTGCTGGGCATCCTCAAGGAGCTTAACTTCAACGTTAAGACCAGGATGAGCGTCATCACCGATGATATGATAGCCTCGGCCAAACTGCGGCTGGAGCAGGGCAAGCAGGACGTCAAGAAGGAACAGGAACAGCAGAAGAAGATCCAGGAAAAGAAGGAAGCCTCGGTCAAGGCCGAAGCCGACGCCCAGGTGTATGTCCCGCCCACTCCGGTGATCGTTTCCCGGGTGGACTATCCCAAGGAATTTTCCGAGCCATATCCCGAGGCGCCCAAGGGAATAAAACCCGGGGTTGCCCGCCCCGGCGGCCCGATGCGCCCCGGAACTTCCCGTCCGGCCCTGCGGCCCGGAACTCCTTACACCGGAACCCCGCGCCCCGGAGGCCCGTTCACCGGAGCTCCGCGGCTGGGGACGGTGCGTCCCACTGCGCCGCACGCCGCCGGTTCCAGGCCGCCCATGACCGATGAGGATTCGGAGCAGCGCAGAAGGCGGAGACGCAGACGCAAGAAGAAGGAAAAGCGCCCGGTGCTGGACCAGGCGGTGGTGGCGGCCACGGTCAAGCAGACCATGGCGGCCATCCAGCGCGGCAAGGCTAGGCGCTCATATAAATCCAAGGACAAGGAAGAAACCCAGGGCCAGGAGACGCAGGAACAGGTGGTTCGCCTGCCGGAGTATTCCTCCATCAGCGACCTGTCCCATGCAATGGGGGTCAAGCCTTCCGAGGTGGTGGCCAAGGCGCTGGGGCTGGGGATCATGGCTACCATCAACCAGCGGCTGGACCTGGACACCCTGGCCACCATCGCCGATGATTTCGGTTACGTGGTGGAGGAGATGGAGGAATTCACTCCCGAAACTCCGCAGGCCCAGGAGAATACCGCCCCCATGAAGCTTGCACCCAGGCCCCCGGTGGTAACTGTGATGGGGCACGTGGACCACGGCAAGACCTCGCTTTTGGACCGGATCCGCAAGAGCAGCGTGGCCGAAGTCGAATTCGGAGGCATCACCCAGCACATCGGGGCCTACGAGGTCAAGGCCGGCAAGGGCAGCATAACCTTTCTGGACACCCCGGGCCACGCGGCCTTCACCGCCATGCGGGCCAGGGGCGCGCAAGTGACCGACATAGTCATACTGGTGGTGGCGGCCTCGGAAGGGGTGATGCCCCAGACCCAGGAGGCCATAGACCACGCCCAGGCCGCCAAGGTCCCGGTGATCGTGGCCATCAACAAGATGGACCTGCCGAATGCGGATCCCATGCGGATAAAACAGGAACTTTCCAAGCAGAACCTGGCTCCCGAGGATTGGGGCGGCAAGACCATATATGTGGAGGTCTCGGCCAAGACCGGAGCCAACATCGACAAACTGCTGGAGATGGTGCTGCTGCAGGCCGAGATGATGGACCTGAAGGCCGATCCCGACTACCAGCCCCGGGGGGTGGTGATCGAGTCCCGGCTGGACAAGGGCAAGGGTCTGCTGGCCACGGTGCTGGTGCAGCAGGGGACCCTGCAGAAGGGCCAGCCCTTTGTGGCCGGCAACTTCAACGGAAAGATCCGGGCCATGTACGGCGAACGGGGGAATCTGGTGGCCAAGGCCGGGCCGTCCTCGGCCGCGGTGATCCAGGGTTTCAACGGCGCGCCCATGGTGGGCGATATCTTCCAGGTGATGGACGATGAGTCGTCCGCCAAGGAGCTGGCCCTGAAGCGCCAGCAACTGAAGCGGGAACAGGAGTTCCGGCCCGGCAAGAAGGTTACTTTGGACGGATTGTACGACCAGATGCTGGCCGGCGAGATCAAGGAACTTAAGCTGATCGTCAAGGGCGACGCCGGCGGATCGGTGGAGGCCATCGCCGACTCGGTGTTCAAGATGTCCACCGACCAGCTGAAGATAGCGGTGATCCACAAGGGGGTGGGCGCCATCACCGAATCCGACGTGCTGCTGGCCGAGGCTTCGGGGGCCATCATCATCGGCTTCCACGTCCGGCCCGAGGAGCGGGCCCGGGAGCTGGCCGAGCGCGAAGGGGTGGACATCAGGATCTACAACATCATCTACGACGCTCTGGAGGACATCAAGAAGGCCCAGACCGGGATGCTGGCGCCGGTGTTCAAAGAATCGGTGCAGGGCCGGGTGGAGGTGCGCGAGACCTACAAGATCTCCGGGGTGGGGACCATCGCCGGCTGCTTCGTGCTTTCCGGCAGCATCGCCCGGAACAACAAGGTGCGCCTGCTGCGGGACAACGTGGAGGTCTTCAACGGGAAACTGGCCTCGCTCAAGCGCTTTAAGGACGACGTGCGCGAGGTGCAGAACGGTTTCGAGTGCGGCCTGGGCCTGGACGGCTTCAACGACATCAAGAAGGACGACATCGTGGAGAGCTACATCATAGAGGAAGTGGAGCGCAAGGAGGAGAAGGCCTAG
- a CDS encoding LamG domain-containing protein, which yields MSVGKILMRVSCFFIVLLLVSCSLEKTPVSISNTNNNDSYQYVETQKQSPLPKSQRNLVAYWPFDEESGTTVIDASGNGHDGIMVGLAQRTTGVIGNALLNLGNNGGVNVPDDSGFVLTGHFTIMAWLRIDKWPTYPTQSVILFRGDSRANYDPYVLAIDINKTILFHIHDSASVPAGGNHATVSAPADSGVWFHVTAVYNTTGCDKFLALHINGQMVSRVTTTVTPMSYLNSSYLPGVGIGHHPYRPNQFSSIEYTFNGAIDEVKIFSMGLSQREIEREAQRHRTRF from the coding sequence ATGAGCGTGGGCAAAATATTAATGAGGGTTTCCTGTTTTTTCATCGTATTGCTTCTGGTATCCTGCTCGCTTGAAAAAACTCCCGTATCCATTTCAAACACAAACAACAATGATTCCTATCAGTACGTTGAAACTCAAAAGCAATCGCCGCTGCCAAAATCACAACGCAATTTGGTAGCGTACTGGCCTTTTGATGAAGAAAGCGGAACCACCGTAATCGACGCTTCCGGAAACGGCCATGACGGCATAATGGTTGGGCTTGCTCAGCGCACGACGGGCGTTATTGGCAATGCGTTGCTGAATCTCGGAAATAACGGCGGCGTTAATGTGCCCGATGATAGCGGATTTGTCCTAACCGGGCACTTCACGATCATGGCTTGGCTGCGCATCGACAAGTGGCCAACCTACCCCACCCAAAGCGTGATACTTTTTAGGGGCGACAGCAGAGCCAATTATGATCCGTATGTGCTTGCCATAGATATCAACAAAACGATTCTTTTTCACATTCATGATAGCGCGTCCGTGCCCGCTGGCGGCAATCATGCAACTGTTTCAGCTCCCGCAGACAGCGGCGTATGGTTTCATGTAACGGCAGTATATAATACCACGGGCTGCGACAAGTTCCTTGCTCTTCACATCAACGGACAGATGGTTTCACGCGTAACGACCACTGTAACGCCAATGTCCTATCTTAATTCAAGCTACTTGCCGGGCGTCGGCATAGGGCATCATCCTTACAGACCAAACCAGTTTAGTTCCATAGAGTATACTTTCAACGGCGCCATTGACGAGGTAAAAATATTTTCTATGGGCTTGTCGCAACGGGAGATCGAAAGAGAAGCCCAAAGGCACCGCACCCGCTTCTGA
- a CDS encoding ArsC family transcriptional regulator yields the protein MPIIQIFGTNKCQNTKAAQRFFKERRVPIQFIDLTEKGLSEGEFQSIKKAVGLENMMDREGKEYQKQNLKYITFDVEAKLKSNPLLLKTPVVRQSPKATVGYAPETWKQWLVQE from the coding sequence ATGCCAATCATTCAGATATTCGGAACCAACAAATGCCAGAACACCAAGGCTGCACAGCGTTTTTTCAAGGAACGGCGAGTGCCTATACAATTCATTGATCTTACTGAAAAGGGCTTGAGCGAAGGCGAGTTCCAGAGCATCAAGAAAGCGGTGGGTTTGGAGAATATGATGGACAGGGAGGGCAAGGAATATCAAAAGCAAAATCTCAAATACATTACTTTCGATGTCGAGGCCAAGCTAAAGAGCAATCCGCTGCTCTTAAAAACTCCCGTTGTCAGACAATCGCCTAAAGCCACGGTGGGCTATGCGCCGGAGACCTGGAAACAGTGGCTGGTGCAGGAGTGA